The following nucleotide sequence is from uncultured Ilyobacter sp..
CTGACGCTGGCCTCATACGGAATCATAGAGGGAGGGTATAAAAGTCTGAAGGAGGGAACTTTTTCCATGTCTATTGTTAGAGTACCCTATGATATAGAGCTAGCTGTCCAGTATGCCATCGATAAGAAAATACCGGACCTGGAGTTGTATATAAATGAACTGAGGACAGGGGTGTATAGGGGCAAAAAAAAATAAAAAGAGTTTATACCTGCTAAAAGGTATAGACTCTTTTTGTTTAGGGTAATCTTATAAAAGTATCATGCCGGTCATAGCCGAAAGAAAAATAACATAAACCGGATTTGTCTTATATTTTCTGAGGATAATAAAGGCCAATATTGAAATGAGTATAGGGATGATACTGACCTTATGTTTGATAAAATATGTGTCTTTGGCAATGGTATACCCTGCGTAACCTATCAAGCCGACGGTGATAGGTTTTATACCGAAAAAGAAAGCATCTTTATAGACATTCCCCTTTAGCTTTATAAGGATGGCAGAAAGTATTAGGATTATAATTATAGATGGGGTAATTACCCCTGCAGTGGCGACCACTCCTCCCCAAAAACCACAGAGTTTATTTCCTACATACGTAGCGGAGTTTACCCCTATAGCACCAGGAGTTATCTGGGCTACTGATACAAGATCTAGAAATTCTGGTATAGTCATCCAGTTTCTTCTTAAAAGTTCCTGCTGGATAAGTGGGAGCATAGCCAGCCCTCCCCCAAAGGTAAAAAGACCGATTTTAAAAAATGTGAAAAACAGAGTGAAGTAGATCATTTTTTATCACCACCAAGGTATTTTATAGTAAACTTAGGAAAAAACCTGTATAGCATAATACCCGTTACAGAGCCAAAAATAATCAGATTAATGGGAGATAAAATAGAAAATATAAGCGCTGTTAGTGTTATGATGAGAAGTGTTATTCCAACTATGTTATTGGCCCCAGACCGGAAAAGTCTGAGAAGTGAATTTGCCATGAGAGCCAATAAACCTGCCCTGACTCCTGTGAGGAATTTTTGCACCAGGGCCGTGTCGAAACTTTTAGAAAAAAAAGTTACTATTATGGATATGACAAATAAAGAGGGTAAAACTACCGCAGTTGAGGCCACTAGGGCACCTTTTATCCCTCCAGATTTTCTTCCCACAAATGTAGCGGTGTTTATGGCTATGACTCCTGGGGTCATCTGGGCTATGGCTATTATTTCTAAAAGTTCATCTTCATCTATCCATTTTTTATTTGTAATGATCTCTTTTTCGATAAGGGGAATCATGGCGTATCCTCCCCCAAAAGTAACCGCCCCTATTTTGAAAAATGACCAGAAAATTTCCCATAGAATCATAAAGTCTCCTTGCAAAAGCTTTGATTTTTAAAAACATTATATCTAAAAAACAGTTAAAATTCCACCATTGATTTTTTATTATGCCGCAATAGAAAAAACCCGGAGACTTACTCCGGGAAAACTTCACAGACTTTGTTCCTGAATTTTTCATACAGTGAAAGTGGTTCTAGTATTTCAGAATTATTCTCAAAAATCTTTAAAAGTTCTTGATAATACCATCTTTGTTTTTCTTTAGGAGCATTAAATCTTTTCCATACATGGTTTCCTGTCTGCTTGTAGTCGGCACTGATACATGAGATATTGTGAAACTTATCTGCACAGGCTACTATTATCTCTTCTGAAGTGGCATCTTTTTTAAAAAGTCAATCTCCCCCTGTTTTCTCGTCTCCCATGGAAGATTTTTATCTTTATCTGAAAGATGAAGGACTATTGTTGCCACTTTTTTACCAAATTTTGTATTGATATCTTCATAGGTGATATGAGAGTCCTCTATAGTGTCATGGAGAAGGGCTGAGAGAATAAGGTGTTCTGGGCACCCCTCTTCTCTTAAAAGCATGGAAACCATAACAGGGTGGACAATATAGGGGGTTGTTGTCCCTTTTCGGCATTGATTTTTGTGGGCCTTTGTAGCCAGTGTTAATGCTCTTTGGAAAATATCGACTTTATTCCACTGGGATTCGGTGCTTATCTCTAAATATTTTTTCTGACTAATGATATGCGGATCAAGGTTTGTGAATTCATCGGCATAGTCCTCAGGAAGTATCCATACTATTTTTTTGGAAATATCTAAAAAATCATCTCGAAGTTCCTTGGTATCATTGAGACAGTCTTTGTTTCTGGACATATTAAATATAAAAATAATATCAGGTTTGAAGTTTAGGGTGCTTATAAAATGAATAGGATTTAGAAGGTTATACTCTTTATTTTGAGGTTCAATAGAGTTGATGTATTTTTTAAATTCAACTCTGGAAGTTGCTGAAAAGATTTCCATATTTTCGATTTTCTCTGTTGCTAGTATGAGGTGGTAGCTCGTGTCAAAGGATTGATACTGAGATAATGTGTTTAAACATTTGTTTATAAAAGTTTTTATTTTATGATTGGAGGTTGTACCCCCTGTATTCATAATAATTAAGGGATTTTTAAAATTGCCGGTTCTGAACCTAGATATCTGTTCTTTTATTTTTTTTTCAAAGTCTTTTAATTCCTCTTGGGAAATTATATTTCTTTCCAAGTTGTTTCCCCCCTATAATCTATTAGATATTAAGAAAATACATTAATAAAGTTATAGTATAATTTAATCTTTAAGACAAGTTAAAAAAAGTTAATTTTAAATTAATAAAAATGTAATCATTATGTAAAAAAAAACTCCCCGTAAATTTACAGGGAGAACTTTAGAGAAATTATATAGGTGATTAAATTTTATTTGCTCATTTTTTTTGATTTTTCTGCACAGGCTTCTACTGCTTTTATTACAGCCTTTCTGAACCCCTCTTCTTCTAGAACTTTTACAGCCTCTATAGTTGTCCCTCCTGGAGAGCACACTGCATCTTTAAGGACCCCAGGATGTTTTCCTGTTTCTAATACCATCTTTGCCGATCCGAGGACACTCTGAGCCGCAAACTTATATGCCTTGTCCCTAGGCATCCCCTGAAGTACAGCTCCGTCAGCTAAGGCTTCTATAAACATAAACACATAGGCCGGGGAAGAACCGCTGACACCTATCACACTGTCGATAAGGTATTCTGATAAAATTTCAGATTTTCCGAAGCTTCCAAATATAATTTTGATTTCTTCCAATTCCTCTATACTCACCAT
It contains:
- a CDS encoding chromate transporter; the encoded protein is MIYFTLFFTFFKIGLFTFGGGLAMLPLIQQELLRRNWMTIPEFLDLVSVAQITPGAIGVNSATYVGNKLCGFWGGVVATAGVITPSIIIILILSAILIKLKGNVYKDAFFFGIKPITVGLIGYAGYTIAKDTYFIKHKVSIIPILISILAFIILRKYKTNPVYVIFLSAMTGMILL
- a CDS encoding HD domain-containing protein, with protein sequence MERNIISQEELKDFEKKIKEQISRFRTGNFKNPLIIMNTGGTTSNHKIKTFINKCLNTLSQYQSFDTSYHLILATEKIENMEIFSATSRVEFKKYINSIEPQNKEYNLLNPIHFISTLNFKPDIIFIFNMSRNKDCLNDTKELRDDFLDISKKIVWILPEDYADEFTNLDPHIISQKKYLEISTESQWNKVDIFQRALTLATKAHKNQCRKGTTTPYIVHPVMVSMLLREEGCPEHLILSALLHDTIEDSHITYEDINTKFGKKVATIVLHLSDKDKNLPWETRKQGEIDFLKKMPLQKR
- a CDS encoding chromate transporter, with protein sequence MILWEIFWSFFKIGAVTFGGGYAMIPLIEKEIITNKKWIDEDELLEIIAIAQMTPGVIAINTATFVGRKSGGIKGALVASTAVVLPSLFVISIIVTFFSKSFDTALVQKFLTGVRAGLLALMANSLLRLFRSGANNIVGITLLIITLTALIFSILSPINLIIFGSVTGIMLYRFFPKFTIKYLGGDKK